One Pseudodesulfovibrio cashew DNA window includes the following coding sequences:
- a CDS encoding PAS domain S-box protein, whose amino-acid sequence MFKRFRESLIAKMILSGGVTLLLCVFLWTGFNVFYFKRNVEDNVMSDIAMLSDTIMLGLHYAMMLDSEKDIEENINNISKQEDIRNIRVYNKEGRIVFSNIPEEVGTTIDRTAPSCRSCHQYDPPPATMPLSERSRMFKSGGERLMGIMTPIPNSEGCSPGPCHVHSNDEKVLGLLDVSLNMDKKNAMIATFEQVNVGISVVVFVATFIALFVFTYKFIFRPITRYIKATRGISEGYAFSPIDVEQADEIGTLGQAFNIMGQRVSEKHRELMEQREEFRNLFDNVPCLVSVVDRDFRVVQHNNAYERHFGLPMGNRCWQINKGRLEKCEACPVERTFEDGLSHMSEESGLSKDGKPIHWIVYTSPVHDKHGKVVAAMEMMIDITWRKELESRLAQSERRYHAIFDSIPNAIFILDRESLEILNCNDSSEGIYGWAPQELRGRSFLEFFREEELSDWNHLVRSKGEIELCTHITRTGKPIFVFMRISPASFDDRETLIVTCTDVTKRMEAEQQLIQASKMTTLGEMSTGVAHELNQPLTILKAISNLLSRKVSRKAPVEPGIMEEMAEGISTHVDRASKIIEHMREFGRKADLKTMPVQLNEVLERGFEFFSQQLKVHNIEVVWDLDKNLPMIMADSNRLEQVVVNLLLNARDAIEEKWKGRGLDADKRIHIRSFRKDSSVFFRVCDTGAGIPDPIRDRLFEPFFTTKSVGKGTGLGLSISYGIVGDYGGDIKVVEWEGEGACFEISFPVAECGM is encoded by the coding sequence TTGTTCAAGAGATTTCGAGAAAGCCTGATTGCCAAGATGATCCTGTCCGGGGGAGTGACGCTGCTGCTCTGCGTATTCCTGTGGACGGGATTCAACGTTTTCTACTTCAAGCGTAATGTGGAAGACAACGTCATGTCCGACATCGCCATGTTGTCGGACACGATCATGCTCGGCCTGCACTACGCCATGATGCTCGACTCCGAGAAGGACATCGAGGAGAACATCAACAATATCAGCAAGCAGGAAGACATCCGCAATATCCGCGTCTACAACAAGGAAGGGCGCATCGTTTTTTCCAATATCCCGGAGGAGGTGGGGACCACCATCGACCGGACGGCCCCTTCCTGCCGGAGCTGCCACCAGTACGATCCGCCGCCCGCGACCATGCCCCTGTCCGAACGCAGCCGGATGTTCAAGTCGGGGGGTGAGCGGCTGATGGGCATCATGACGCCCATTCCCAATTCCGAGGGGTGTTCGCCCGGGCCGTGTCACGTGCACAGCAACGACGAGAAGGTCCTGGGCCTGCTGGACGTGAGCCTGAACATGGACAAGAAGAACGCCATGATCGCCACCTTCGAGCAGGTCAACGTGGGCATCTCCGTGGTGGTTTTCGTGGCCACGTTCATCGCCCTGTTCGTCTTCACCTACAAATTTATCTTCCGGCCCATCACGCGCTACATCAAGGCTACGCGGGGCATCAGCGAGGGGTATGCCTTTTCGCCCATCGACGTGGAGCAGGCCGACGAGATCGGGACCCTGGGACAGGCCTTCAACATCATGGGCCAGCGTGTTTCGGAAAAGCACCGCGAGCTGATGGAGCAGCGGGAGGAATTCCGCAACCTGTTCGACAACGTGCCTTGTCTGGTCAGCGTGGTGGACAGGGATTTCCGGGTGGTGCAGCACAACAACGCCTACGAGCGCCACTTCGGCCTGCCCATGGGCAACCGCTGCTGGCAGATCAACAAGGGGCGGCTCGAAAAATGCGAGGCGTGCCCTGTGGAGCGGACTTTCGAGGACGGCCTTTCGCACATGAGCGAGGAGTCCGGCCTGTCCAAGGACGGCAAGCCCATCCACTGGATCGTCTACACCTCGCCCGTGCACGACAAGCACGGCAAGGTGGTGGCGGCCATGGAGATGATGATCGACATCACCTGGCGCAAGGAGCTGGAGAGCCGCCTTGCCCAGTCCGAGCGGCGTTATCACGCCATCTTCGACTCCATTCCCAACGCCATCTTCATCCTGGATCGGGAGTCCCTGGAGATTCTCAACTGCAACGACTCCTCGGAGGGCATCTACGGATGGGCTCCCCAGGAGCTGCGCGGCCGCTCCTTCCTGGAGTTCTTCCGAGAGGAGGAACTCTCCGACTGGAACCATCTTGTCCGCTCCAAGGGCGAGATCGAGCTGTGTACGCACATCACCCGGACCGGCAAGCCGATCTTCGTGTTCATGCGCATCTCGCCAGCCAGCTTCGACGACAGGGAAACCCTGATAGTCACCTGCACGGACGTGACCAAGCGCATGGAGGCCGAGCAGCAGCTCATCCAGGCGAGCAAGATGACCACTCTGGGCGAGATGTCCACGGGCGTGGCTCATGAGCTCAACCAGCCGCTGACCATCCTCAAGGCCATCTCCAATTTGCTCTCTCGCAAGGTTTCCAGGAAAGCCCCGGTGGAGCCGGGGATCATGGAGGAGATGGCCGAGGGCATCTCCACCCATGTGGACCGGGCGAGCAAGATTATCGAGCACATGCGGGAATTCGGGCGCAAGGCGGACCTCAAGACCATGCCGGTGCAGCTGAACGAGGTGCTGGAGCGTGGTTTCGAGTTCTTCAGCCAGCAGCTCAAGGTCCACAACATTGAGGTGGTCTGGGACCTGGATAAGAACCTCCCCATGATCATGGCCGACTCCAACCGGCTGGAGCAGGTGGTGGTCAACCTGTTGCTCAACGCCAGGGACGCCATCGAGGAGAAGTGGAAGGGGCGCGGACTGGACGCGGACAAGCGCATTCATATCCGTTCCTTCCGCAAGGACTCTAGCGTCTTCTTCCGGGTCTGCGACACGGGCGCGGGTATCCCCGACCCCATCCGCGACAGGTTGTTCGAGCCCTTCTTCACCACCAAGAGCGTGGGCAAGGGCACAGGACTGGGCCTGTCCATCTCCTACGGTATCGTGGGCGACTACGGCGGAGACATCAAGGTCGTGGAGTGGGAGGGCGAGGGCGCCTGCTTCGAGATTTCCTTCCCGGTTGCCGAGTGCGGGATGTAA
- a CDS encoding response regulator yields the protein MTDAIVLLVDDEEGFVEAMSKRLSKRNMTVYKAFDGDQALARLAEHRDIQVVILDMKMPGKDGLVVLQEIKEAAPMVEVIMLTGHATVPTAVEGIQYGAYDYLMKPCDFNTLNEKILEAVELFKRHDEEAVEARVGDIAQRMI from the coding sequence ATGACTGATGCCATCGTGTTGCTCGTGGACGATGAGGAAGGTTTCGTCGAGGCCATGTCCAAGCGGCTGAGCAAGCGGAACATGACCGTCTACAAGGCGTTCGACGGAGACCAGGCCCTGGCCCGGCTCGCCGAACACCGGGACATTCAGGTGGTGATTCTCGACATGAAGATGCCGGGCAAGGACGGCCTGGTGGTGCTTCAGGAGATCAAGGAGGCGGCCCCCATGGTGGAGGTGATCATGCTCACCGGCCACGCCACGGTGCCCACGGCCGTGGAGGGCATCCAGTACGGAGCCTACGACTATCTGATGAAGCCCTGCGATTTCAACACCCTCAACGAGAAGATCCTTGAGGCCGTGGAGCTGTTCAAGCGGCACGATGAAGAGGCTGTAGAAGCCCGTGTCGGCGACATTGCCCAGCGCATGATCTGA
- a CDS encoding response regulator, with product MSEVRVLLVDDEPRFSAPLGKRLAKRGFAVGTVDSGQKALDLLETEGFDVVLLDIKMAGMDGINTLGKLKRRHPRVEVIMLTAHANTEMVISCLAMGACDYLLKPADMEELVRKIGEAVRRDNRKPADR from the coding sequence ATGAGCGAAGTACGAGTTCTGCTGGTGGACGACGAACCCCGGTTTTCCGCGCCCCTGGGAAAGCGGTTGGCCAAGCGCGGATTCGCGGTCGGCACCGTGGACAGCGGACAGAAGGCCCTGGACCTGCTGGAGACAGAGGGCTTCGACGTGGTCCTGCTCGACATCAAGATGGCGGGCATGGACGGCATCAACACTCTGGGAAAGCTCAAGCGGCGACATCCCAGAGTGGAGGTGATCATGCTCACGGCCCATGCCAACACGGAGATGGTCATTTCCTGCCTGGCCATGGGGGCGTGCGACTATTTGTTGAAACCCGCGGACATGGAAGAGCTGGTCAGGAAGATCGGTGAGGCCGTGCGCCGCGACAACCGGAAACCGGCAGACCGGTAG
- a CDS encoding response regulator: MIGNGKDVRLLLVDDETGFADVVCKRMSHRGVLATSASSGEEAVRLLRECEFDVAVVDLKLEGMSGIEILKVFKLMVPAMPVVMLTGHGSGDARQACLELGAACYLSKPVDFERLLVKILWLGKGGKAA; the protein is encoded by the coding sequence ATGATCGGGAACGGAAAGGACGTCAGGCTGCTGCTGGTGGACGACGAGACCGGTTTTGCCGACGTGGTCTGCAAGCGCATGTCCCATCGGGGCGTGCTTGCCACGTCCGCATCCAGCGGCGAAGAGGCGGTTCGCCTCCTGCGGGAGTGCGAATTCGACGTGGCCGTGGTGGACCTCAAGCTCGAAGGCATGAGCGGGATCGAGATCCTTAAGGTCTTCAAGCTGATGGTCCCGGCCATGCCGGTGGTCATGCTTACCGGCCACGGCAGCGGCGATGCCCGACAGGCGTGCCTTGAGCTAGGAGCGGCCTGCTATCTTTCCAAGCCCGTGGATTTCGAACGGCTCCTGGTCAAGATTCTCTGGCTCGGGAAGGGAGGGAAGGCCGCATGA
- a CDS encoding response regulator, with the protein MPLETQEGMTLCPIPIRVLLVDDESEFTAVMAKRLGRLGMAVETATDGYEAYCILERAPVDVVVLDVLMPGLDGVQTLKALRRRFPGVPVIMLTGQGSVLDGIKAIRAGAFDFLFKPTEAEELAARIREAVLTSLARNA; encoded by the coding sequence ATGCCCCTTGAAACACAGGAAGGCATGACTCTTTGCCCCATCCCCATCCGTGTCCTGCTGGTGGACGACGAAAGCGAGTTCACCGCCGTCATGGCAAAACGGCTGGGCAGGCTGGGTATGGCTGTGGAAACGGCTACGGACGGCTACGAGGCCTATTGCATTCTGGAGAGGGCTCCGGTGGACGTGGTGGTGCTGGACGTGCTGATGCCCGGACTGGACGGCGTGCAAACGCTCAAGGCCCTACGCAGGCGCTTCCCCGGCGTACCGGTGATCATGCTCACCGGCCAGGGCAGCGTTCTGGACGGCATCAAGGCAATTCGCGCCGGAGCGTTCGACTTCCTGTTCAAGCCCACGGAGGCCGAGGAACTGGCGGCACGAATCCGGGAGGCGGTACTCACCTCCCTTGCCCGCAACGCCTGA
- a CDS encoding sensor histidine kinase: MPPEKKAYDKLTRNIALSVITVSIAPLIMVGGLIFDQFRSIYHEKVYAHLAEVVDKHAVNIDDFLREKLYETQYLAGVHTYGELVEPGVMERVLRSMQSQFGRIFVDLGVVDSTGHQVAYAGPYALLGADYSQATWYLDSRSGTASISDVFEGLRQSPHFIIAANSGEADHPWTLRATIDFLAFSNMVENIRMGETGYAYILNEDGVFQTRPPQNRVKDMALEPGRIVRFKGAPSGVTIRESKGDDGETYLTVSSLLKNGQWKLIYRQAESDAFSDMVHAEYVTLAIFLLGGLAIVVMAVLISRKLVARWRSLDRESELINKQMVETGKLAAIGELAAGIAHEINNPVAIMIEEAGWAGDLLADEGRELRSAEEIDRALRQVRTQGKRCKDITHKLLSFARQTDSRANPVHLPDLIREIVGLSEQQARFAHVDFTLDLPESMPLVNGSATELQQVFLNLINNAMQAMELSGGELSVACREEHGQAVIEVRDTGPGIPAANLSRIFEPFFTTKPVGKGSGLGLSICYGIIHRMGGDIDVDSVVGSGTRFTVRLPFPPPGHFQESKKEIRHD; the protein is encoded by the coding sequence ATGCCCCCGGAAAAGAAAGCATACGACAAACTTACGCGGAACATCGCGCTGTCCGTGATCACGGTGTCCATCGCACCGCTGATCATGGTCGGGGGGCTCATCTTCGACCAGTTCCGGTCCATCTATCATGAAAAGGTCTACGCCCATCTGGCCGAGGTGGTGGACAAGCACGCGGTCAACATTGACGATTTTTTGCGGGAAAAGTTGTATGAAACACAGTATCTGGCCGGAGTTCATACCTACGGGGAACTGGTCGAGCCCGGGGTCATGGAGCGGGTGCTCAGAAGTATGCAGTCGCAGTTCGGCCGCATCTTCGTTGACTTGGGCGTCGTCGACAGTACCGGCCACCAGGTCGCCTATGCAGGGCCTTACGCCCTGTTGGGCGCCGATTATTCCCAAGCCACCTGGTACCTGGACTCCCGCTCCGGGACCGCGTCCATCAGCGACGTGTTCGAGGGGCTCCGGCAGTCGCCCCATTTCATCATCGCCGCGAACAGCGGGGAAGCGGACCACCCGTGGACCCTGCGCGCCACCATCGACTTCCTGGCCTTCAGCAACATGGTCGAGAATATCCGCATGGGTGAGACCGGCTATGCCTACATTCTCAATGAGGACGGCGTGTTCCAGACCCGTCCTCCCCAGAACCGGGTCAAGGACATGGCCCTGGAGCCGGGCAGGATCGTTCGCTTCAAGGGCGCGCCTTCCGGCGTGACCATCAGGGAGTCCAAAGGCGATGACGGGGAGACCTATCTGACCGTCTCCTCACTGCTCAAGAACGGCCAGTGGAAGCTGATCTACCGTCAGGCCGAGTCCGACGCCTTCTCCGATATGGTCCACGCCGAATACGTTACCCTGGCAATCTTTCTGTTGGGCGGCCTGGCCATCGTGGTCATGGCGGTGCTCATCTCCCGCAAGCTGGTGGCCCGCTGGCGCTCCCTGGATCGCGAGTCCGAGCTCATCAACAAGCAGATGGTCGAGACCGGCAAGCTGGCCGCCATCGGCGAGCTGGCGGCAGGCATTGCCCACGAGATCAACAACCCGGTGGCGATCATGATCGAGGAAGCCGGGTGGGCAGGCGATCTGCTGGCGGACGAGGGGCGCGAGCTGCGTTCCGCCGAAGAGATAGACCGCGCCCTGCGCCAGGTGCGCACTCAGGGCAAGCGGTGCAAGGACATCACCCACAAGCTGCTCAGTTTCGCCCGCCAGACCGACTCCCGCGCCAATCCGGTCCACCTCCCGGACCTCATACGCGAGATCGTGGGGCTCTCCGAGCAGCAGGCTCGTTTCGCCCACGTGGATTTTACGCTGGACCTGCCGGAATCCATGCCTCTGGTCAACGGCTCGGCCACCGAGCTGCAACAGGTTTTTCTCAATCTCATCAACAACGCCATGCAGGCCATGGAGCTCTCGGGCGGCGAACTTTCTGTCGCCTGCCGAGAAGAGCACGGCCAGGCCGTGATTGAAGTCCGGGACACCGGTCCCGGAATCCCGGCCGCCAACCTCAGCCGTATTTTCGAGCCTTTCTTCACCACCAAACCGGTGGGCAAGGGCAGCGGCCTGGGGTTGTCCATCTGCTACGGGATCATCCACCGCATGGGTGGTGACATAGACGTCGATAGCGTGGTGGGCTCGGGCACCCGGTTCACAGTCCGGCTGCCTTTCCCGCCCCCCGGACATTTTCAGGAAAGCAAAAAGGAGATTCGTCATGACTGA
- a CDS encoding sulfite exporter TauE/SafE family protein encodes MRFFKDWGRFMMAGAGALARWEIENAKSITGSRKKLLLIALLTIPAVLGSIAFADQIGPALPDLLGGKKAYSPAFYSLGIYMVSIAIGMGAGLITGCIGAGGGFIIAPALMSAGIKGILAVGTDLFHIFAKAIMGSVIHRKLGNVSVALAAVFLIGAVLGATTGGVINRMLYEINPVLSDAFITTVYSLMLGFLGFYALTDFLRSRKAGKGGDAHGGGEGAELGGLSRSLQDVKFPPMIKFDEDLIPGGRRISWVFLVLSGMLVGLAAGIMGVGGGFLTFPIFVYILGVSSMTTVGTDIFQIVFTAGFASITQYAIYGFIFFTLAMGMLIGSLLGIQIGALVTKVVPGITIRGFYAMAVLAGFMNRIFALPSKLGEMGVISISPGLGSLLNNIGIWLFFIVIGGFSVWVIGTFLKNIPVLKREEA; translated from the coding sequence ATGAGATTTTTCAAGGATTGGGGCCGATTCATGATGGCCGGGGCAGGCGCTCTGGCCAGATGGGAAATAGAGAACGCCAAGTCCATCACCGGAAGCCGGAAAAAGCTGCTGCTCATCGCGCTGCTGACCATCCCGGCCGTCCTGGGCAGCATCGCCTTCGCCGACCAGATCGGACCGGCGCTGCCCGACCTGCTCGGCGGCAAGAAGGCCTACAGCCCGGCCTTCTACAGCCTGGGGATCTACATGGTGTCCATCGCCATCGGCATGGGTGCCGGGTTGATCACCGGCTGTATCGGCGCGGGCGGCGGCTTCATCATCGCCCCGGCGCTCATGAGCGCGGGCATCAAGGGCATCCTGGCCGTGGGCACCGACCTGTTCCACATCTTTGCCAAGGCGATCATGGGCAGCGTCATCCACCGCAAGCTCGGCAACGTGTCCGTGGCACTGGCCGCGGTCTTCCTGATCGGCGCCGTGCTCGGGGCCACCACGGGCGGCGTGATCAACCGGATGCTCTATGAGATCAACCCCGTGCTCAGCGACGCGTTCATCACCACGGTCTATTCGCTCATGCTCGGCTTCCTGGGCTTCTATGCCCTCACCGACTTCCTGCGCTCGCGCAAGGCCGGGAAGGGCGGCGACGCCCACGGCGGCGGCGAAGGCGCTGAGCTGGGCGGCCTCTCCCGTTCCCTGCAGGACGTCAAGTTCCCGCCCATGATCAAGTTCGACGAGGACCTTATTCCCGGCGGACGGCGCATCTCCTGGGTGTTCCTGGTCCTGTCCGGCATGCTCGTCGGCCTGGCTGCGGGCATCATGGGCGTCGGCGGCGGGTTCCTGACCTTCCCCATCTTCGTCTACATCCTGGGCGTCTCGTCCATGACCACGGTCGGCACCGACATCTTCCAGATCGTGTTCACCGCAGGCTTCGCGTCCATCACCCAGTACGCCATCTACGGCTTCATCTTCTTCACCCTGGCCATGGGCATGCTCATCGGCTCCCTGCTCGGCATCCAGATCGGGGCTCTTGTGACCAAGGTCGTGCCCGGCATCACCATCCGGGGATTCTACGCCATGGCCGTCCTGGCCGGGTTCATGAACCGGATCTTCGCCCTGCCCAGCAAGCTCGGTGAAATGGGGGTCATCTCCATCTCGCCCGGCCTGGGATCGCTACTCAATAACATCGGCATCTGGCTGTTCTTCATCGTTATCGGCGGGTTCTCGGTCTGGGTCATCGGCACCTTCCTGAAGAACATCCCGGTACTCAAGCGAGAGGAGGCATAG
- a CDS encoding RrF2 family transcriptional regulator, which yields MKLTTRSRYGTRLLLDIALHSQDGSPVPSKDTARREGLSLKYLERLIQMLKQAGYVKGKRGPNGGNVLIREPADISIGEVARILDGEEQVLGCEGDVTTCPRAAVCLKRSIWDDASMAMYKMLDSYSLADLMKDAYLCPHNPPQEE from the coding sequence ATGAAACTGACCACACGAAGCCGTTACGGAACCCGCCTCCTCCTCGACATCGCCCTGCACAGCCAGGACGGCAGCCCCGTGCCCAGCAAAGACACGGCACGGAGGGAAGGGCTGTCGCTCAAGTACCTGGAGCGGCTCATTCAGATGCTCAAGCAGGCGGGCTACGTCAAGGGTAAGCGCGGCCCCAACGGGGGCAACGTGCTGATCCGCGAGCCTGCGGACATCTCCATCGGTGAAGTGGCCCGGATTCTTGACGGCGAGGAACAGGTTCTGGGGTGTGAGGGGGATGTCACCACCTGCCCGCGTGCCGCCGTCTGTCTCAAACGGTCCATCTGGGACGACGCCAGCATGGCCATGTACAAGATGCTCGACTCCTATTCCCTGGCAGACCTGATGAAGGACGCGTATCTGTGTCCGCATAATCCGCCGCAAGAGGAATAG